One Triticum dicoccoides isolate Atlit2015 ecotype Zavitan chromosome 5B, WEW_v2.0, whole genome shotgun sequence genomic window carries:
- the LOC119305067 gene encoding uncharacterized protein LOC119305067 encodes MLLEIFGSGMRLTRNNDWVLRLLFVDRSAYASFVLASNIAVKGVNNWGRPNWLRVLPCASNYFCTSIYATKGKQFAITKGMNRSEMKGRTKQFLVGHASYPVFEANILKKTTHRDGSIYKINYGFLKLWRLTQRDESKLS; translated from the coding sequence ATGCTGCTGGAGATTTTTGGATCTGGAATGAGACTAACACGGAATAATGACTGGGTTCTAAGATTGCTCTTTGTTGACCGATCTGCTTATGCATCCTTTGTCCTGGCAAGCAACATTGCAGTAAAAGGAGTGAATAACTGGGGCAGGCCAAATTGGCTCCGCGTCCTCCCTTGTGCCAGTAATTATTTCTGCACCTCCATCTATGCCACCAAAGGCAAACAATTTGCCATCACCAAGGGGATGAACAGATCAGAGATGAAGGGGCGAACGAAGCAATTCCTTGTTGGGCATGCCTCTTATCCTGTATTTGAAGCCAACATCCTTAAGAAAACCACCCATCGGGATGGTTCTATATACAAGATAAACTATGGTTTTCTAAAGCTATGGCGTCTTACTCAACGTGATGAGAGTAAGTTATCTTGA